The following proteins are co-located in the Theropithecus gelada isolate Dixy chromosome 19, Tgel_1.0, whole genome shotgun sequence genome:
- the DACT3 gene encoding dapper homolog 3 yields MIRAFSFPVSPERGRLRGWLEGSLAGLCELHWLRERQEYRVQQALRLAQPGMGGAEAEDEEDADEDEDAAAARRAAAALEEQLEALPGLVWDLGQQLGDLSLESGGLEQESGRSSGFYEDPSSTGGPDSPPSTFCGDSGFSGSSSYGRLGPSEPRGIYASERPKSLGDASPSAPEVVGARAAVPRSFSAPYPTAGGSAGPEACSSAERRARAGPFLTPSPLHAVAMRSPRPCSRPPTDSPDAGGAGRPLDGYISALLRRRRRRGAGQPRTSPGGADGGPRRQNSVRQRPPDASPPPGSARPAREPSVERVGGHPTSPAPLSRAWASSWESEAAPEPAAPPAAPSPPDSPAEGRLVKAQYIPGAQAATRGLPGRAARRKPPPLTRGRSVEQSPPRERPRAAGRRGRMTEASGRRGSPRARKASRSQSETSLLGRASAVPSGPPKYPTAEREEPRPPRPRRGPAPTLAAQAAGSCRRWRSTAEIDAADGRRVRPRAPAARVPGPGPSPSAPQRRLLYGCAGSDSECSAGRLGPLGRRGPPGGVGGGYGESESSASEGESPAFSSASSDSDGSGGLVWPQQLVAATAASGPGGGAGAGAPAGPAKVFVKIKASHALKKKILRFRSGSLKVMTTV; encoded by the exons ATGATCCGGGCCTTCTCGTTCCCGGTGAGCCCTGAGCGGGGCCGGCTGCGGGGCTGGCTGGAGGGTAGCCTGGCCGGGCTCTGCGAGTTACACTGGCTCCGGGAGAGACAGGAGTACCGCGTGCAGCAGGCGCTGCGGCTGGCCCAGCCCGGAATGGGGGGCGCCGAGGCCGAGGACGAGGAGGACGCTGATGAGGATGAAGATGCGGCGGCGGCGCGCCGGGCCGCAGCAGCCCTGGAGGAGCAGCTG GAGGCCCTGCCTGGGCTCGTCTGggacctgggccagcagctgggAGACCTGAGCCTAGAGTCTGGGGGCCTGGAACAGGAGAGCGGGCGCAGCTCGG GCTTCTATGAAGATCCCAGCTCCACGGGAGGTCCAGATTCACCACCCTCAACCTTCTGTGGGGACAGTGGCTTCTCTGGATCCAGTTCCTATGGTCGCCTAGGTCCCTCTGAGCCCCGGGGTATCTATGCCAGCGAGAGGCCCAAGTCCCTAG GAGACGCCAGTCCCAGCGCTCCGGAGGTGGTGGGCGCGCGGGCAGCAGTGCCGCGGTCCTTCTCAGCGCCCTACCCGACGGCAGGGGGGTCCGCCGGCCCGGAGGCCTGCTCCTCGGCGGAGCGGCGGGCCCGCGCCGGGCCCTTTCTGACGCCCAGCCCCCTGCACGCCGTGGCGATGCGCAGCCCGCGACCCTGCAGCCGCCCTCCCACCGACTCGCCCGACGCGGGGGGCGCGGGGCGGCCCCTGGACGGCTACATCTCGGCGCTCCTGCGCAGGCGCCGCCGCCGGGGGGCGGGCCAGCCCCGGACCAGTCCCGGGGGCGCGGACGGTGGCCCGCGGCGCCAGAACAGCGTGCGTCAGCGGCCGCCCGACGCGTCTCCGCCCCCCGGCAGCGCGCGGCCCGCGCGGGAGCCTTCGGTGGAGCGCGTCGGGGGCCACCCCACCAGCCCTGCCCCCTTGAGCCGCGCCTGGGCGTCGTCGTGGGAGTCGGAGGCTGCACCCGAGCCGGCTGCGCCTCCCGCTGCCCCCTCGCCCCCCGACAGCCCGGCCGAGGGCCGCTTGGTGAAGGCGCAGTACATCCCGGGCGCCCAGGCGGCCACCCGAGGCCTCCCCGGTCGCGCCGCCCGCCGCAAACCACCGCCACTGACCCGCGGCCGCAGCGTGGAGCAGTCACCGCCCCGGGAGCGTCCCCGGGCCGCCGGCCGCCGTGGACGCATGACGGAGGCTTCGGGCCGCCGGGGCTCGCCCAGGGCCCGCAAGGCCTCGCGCTCtcagtccgagaccagcctgctgGGCCGCGCCTCCGCGGTCCCGTCCGGGCCCCCCAAGTACCCCACGGCGGAGCGGGAAGAGCCTCGGCCGCCACGGCCACGCCGCGGTCCAGCGCCCACGCTGGCGGCCCAGGCCGCAGGGTCCTGCCGTCGCTGGCGCTCCACTGCGGAGATCGACGCTGCTGATGGGCGCCGCGTGCGGCCCCGAGCCCCGGCGGCACGTGTTCCTGGCCCCGGCCCGTCCCCGTCAGCTCCCCAGCGTCGTCTGCTCTACGGCTGCGCGGGCAGCGACTCAGAGTGCTCGGCCGGGCGCCTGGGGCCCCTGGGACGCCGGGGGCCTCCGGGAGGCGTCGGCGGGGGTTACGGGGAGAGCGAATCGAGCGCCAGCGAGGGAGAGTCACCTGCCTTCAGCTCTGCCTCCAGCGACTCAGACGGCAGCGGTGGCCTCGTGTGGCCGCAGCAGCTGGTGGCGGCCACTGCAGCCTCCGGGCCCGGGGGCGGAGCAGGTGCAGGGGCGCCCGCCGGCCCCGCCAAAGTCTTCGTGAAGATCAAGGCTTCCCACGCGCTCAAGAAAAAGATACTGCGTTTCCGTTCGGGTTCTCTCAAGGTCATGACTACAGTGTGA